From Vulpes vulpes isolate BD-2025 chromosome 7, VulVul3, whole genome shotgun sequence, one genomic window encodes:
- the LOC140599789 gene encoding uncharacterized protein — protein sequence MGAELCAALAILLPATWCLHLLRWHESHPMLPRGCFGHTQESPPIPGHLEPQTCPHTTDESAPAYSSPLKGAISGGTIALKGVLLSPQDSPRGKVPGNLPADSPKEQRERGLRAWGGSGPTGRAEAGGKAAAVSPEGIRSAPRQGPGPTEDVGGQFLLRLWPTREGVPTSGSADQEPQSGLPDGAEQPADSHTHKTHTKREHKHGCAREMKARAPAPPSAAAGPEPTPRAQHMEAEPTQLQQQEESGWPASRLPHAAPQVWRRRAGRRGFTLLFQTIFFLLEFSLLSCSITPSARPNNCLPQFQSPSHPNPPPTSLPLPLVLFPQLGVSHALSPSPIFSLLFSPFPLFPVTNFYIPQMNETM from the coding sequence ATGGGGGCAGAGCTCTGCGCCGCCTTGGCCATTCTCCTCCCAGCCACCTGGTGTCTACACCTCCTTCGATGGCACGAGAGCCACCCGATGCTTCCCAGGGGCTGCTTCGGACATACTCAGGAATCCCCACCCATTCCTGGCCACCTCGAGCCACAAACCTGCCCCCACACAACCGACGAGTCAGCTCCCGCCTACTCAAGCCCTTTGAAGGGGGCCATTTCTGGAGGAACCATCGCCTTGAAAGGagtcctcctcagcccccaggacagcccccgaGGGAAGGTCCCAGGAAACCTGCCAGCTGACAGCCCCAAGGAGCAGCGCGAACGCGGCCTGCGGGCCTGGGGTGGATCAGGCCCCAcgggcagagcagaggcaggaggaaaggccgCGGCTGTGTCTCCCGAGGGCATCCGGTCGGCTCCCCGACAAGGACCAGGCCCCACAGAGGACGTGGGAGGACAGTTCCTGCTGCGTCTGTGGCCTACTCGGGAAGGTGTCCCCACATCCGGCAGCGCCGACCAAGAGCCCCAGTCTGGTCTCCCCGACGGGGCTGAGCAGCCggcagactcacacacacacaaaacacacacgaagcgagagcacaagcatgggtgtgcaagagagatgaaggccagggcccccgcgcccccctcggCAGCAGCCGGCCCAGAACCCACTCCCCGGGCCCAGCACATGGAAGCAGAGCCCACGCAGTTGCAGCAGCAAGAGGAGAGCGGGTGGCCTGCGTCCCGCTTGCCCCATGCTGCTCCCCAAGTGTGGAGACGCAGGGCCGGGCGCCGCGGGTTCACCCTTCTTTTtcaaacgattttttttttattggagttcagtttgctgtcatgtagcataacacccagtgctcgtcccaacAACTGCCTCCCTCAGTtccaatcacccagtcaccccaaccccccacccacttcccttccactaccccttgttcttttcccacagttaggtgtctctcatgctttgtcaccctctccgatattttcactccttttctctcctttccctttattccctgtcactaatttttatattccccaaatgaatgagaccatgtaa